One part of the Candidatus Methylomirabilota bacterium genome encodes these proteins:
- a CDS encoding enoyl-CoA hydratase: protein MKLETVLYDVQDGIARIRLNRPHRLNAMVPQLMRDLHHAFVAAGGDPAVRVVILSGEGRAFCAGDDLKESAQAPTDVGSVRRFVDEIQQVTVDMKSMPKPIIGAIHGYAVGGGCELALDCDLVVAAEDAKFGFVETGVGLFSTGGVTHFLPRAVGLAKAKELIMIGELFDGREAERLGLVNRAVPRDQVLAVAEALARKIMEKAPIPIAMTKIALEAGVQSDLATAMALETASTVTCFLTEDAREGARAFVEKRPPRYRGT from the coding sequence ATGAAGCTCGAGACAGTCCTCTACGACGTGCAGGACGGCATCGCCCGCATCCGGCTGAACCGGCCGCACCGGCTGAACGCGATGGTGCCCCAGTTGATGCGCGACCTGCACCACGCCTTCGTGGCCGCCGGAGGAGACCCGGCGGTGCGAGTGGTCATCCTGTCGGGGGAGGGCCGGGCTTTCTGCGCGGGTGACGACCTGAAGGAGTCCGCCCAGGCGCCGACCGACGTCGGCTCCGTCCGCCGGTTCGTCGACGAGATCCAGCAGGTCACGGTGGACATGAAGTCGATGCCCAAGCCGATCATCGGCGCCATCCACGGCTACGCGGTGGGCGGCGGGTGCGAGCTGGCGCTCGACTGCGATCTCGTGGTGGCGGCCGAAGACGCGAAGTTCGGCTTCGTCGAGACCGGCGTGGGGCTGTTCTCCACCGGCGGCGTGACGCACTTCCTGCCCCGGGCCGTCGGTCTCGCCAAGGCCAAGGAGCTGATCATGATCGGCGAGCTCTTCGACGGTCGCGAGGCCGAGCGCCTCGGGTTGGTGAACCGGGCAGTGCCCCGAGACCAGGTGCTGGCGGTGGCCGAAGCGCTGGCCCGGAAGATCATGGAGAAGGCGCCCATCCCCATCGCGATGACGAAGATCGCTCTCGAGGCGGGCGTCCAGAGCGACCTCGCTACGGCCATGGCCCTGGAGACGGCCTCCACGGTCACCTGCTTCCTCACCGAGGACGCCCGGGAAGGTGCGCGGGCCTTCGTCGAGAAGCGGCCGCCGCGCTACCGCGGGACATGA
- a CDS encoding AMP-binding protein — translation MVTLSLHTPADTVSALFRAALGRGPEKPFLAMEQGTLSYAQAADWSRTVASGLTALGVERGDRVAILSANRPEMVVLWLACLRLGACFCPLNSGFTGGQLANLLRRLTPAVLVADPGSAATVADGLTRSEIAIPTVALGSPPAGWRGFHELERHHDDPGWTEARRGDLAAILCTSGTTGPSKAVALSHRWFTKMCETTERHWNFAQGDVFYSPFPLYHIDALALTVGPAIYHATTAAIAVRFSVRRFWDDIRRFQATVFDFMGSTLTLLWKREPAPDDRDHPARLGWGVPMPDFAPAFEDRFGCRLVECYGSTDTGLPVCGPVGRPPPPGACGRVVEGYELAILSPEGLRLPAGQSGEIALRGDEPHTMMEGYVGDPDATLRTWRGLWHHTGDRGRLDESGYLYFEGRLTDSIRRRGENVSAQELEELVLSHPDVVEAAAIGVPSELTEEEIKVAAIPRRGAGLDAPALARWLAEQLPRYMTVRYVELVEDLPRTDTQKVMKTALRGQWRTGGTWDAEQARYLADASAEQETP, via the coding sequence ATGGTCACCCTTTCGTTGCATACCCCGGCCGACACCGTGTCGGCCCTCTTTCGAGCCGCGCTGGGGCGGGGGCCCGAGAAGCCGTTCCTCGCCATGGAGCAGGGGACTCTCAGCTATGCGCAGGCGGCCGACTGGTCGAGGACGGTCGCCAGCGGGCTGACGGCGCTCGGGGTCGAGCGCGGAGACCGGGTGGCGATCCTGTCGGCCAACCGGCCGGAGATGGTCGTCCTGTGGCTCGCCTGCCTCCGGCTCGGCGCGTGCTTCTGCCCGCTCAACTCCGGCTTCACGGGTGGCCAGCTGGCGAATCTCCTCCGCCGGTTGACGCCGGCCGTGCTGGTCGCGGACCCCGGATCCGCGGCGACGGTCGCGGACGGACTGACCCGGAGCGAGATCGCCATCCCCACGGTCGCCCTCGGTTCGCCGCCGGCCGGCTGGCGCGGCTTTCACGAGCTCGAGCGACACCATGACGATCCCGGCTGGACCGAGGCCCGGCGCGGCGACCTGGCGGCGATCCTCTGCACGTCGGGAACGACGGGACCCTCCAAGGCCGTGGCCCTCTCCCACCGCTGGTTCACCAAGATGTGCGAGACGACGGAGCGGCACTGGAACTTTGCGCAGGGGGACGTCTTCTACTCCCCTTTTCCGCTGTACCACATCGACGCCCTTGCCCTCACCGTCGGCCCAGCCATCTACCACGCCACCACGGCGGCCATCGCCGTGCGCTTCTCGGTGCGCCGGTTCTGGGACGACATCCGGCGCTTCCAGGCCACCGTCTTCGACTTCATGGGGAGCACGCTGACGCTCCTCTGGAAGCGGGAGCCGGCGCCGGACGACCGCGACCACCCGGCGCGCCTCGGCTGGGGCGTCCCCATGCCGGACTTTGCCCCCGCGTTCGAGGACCGGTTCGGCTGCCGGCTCGTCGAGTGCTACGGCTCCACCGACACCGGGCTGCCCGTGTGCGGCCCGGTGGGTCGGCCCCCGCCGCCCGGCGCGTGCGGGCGGGTGGTGGAGGGCTACGAGCTGGCCATCCTCTCGCCCGAGGGGCTTCGCCTGCCCGCCGGGCAATCCGGCGAGATCGCGCTGCGCGGGGACGAGCCCCACACGATGATGGAGGGGTACGTCGGGGACCCGGACGCCACGCTCCGCACCTGGCGGGGGCTCTGGCACCACACGGGCGATCGCGGCCGTCTGGACGAGAGCGGGTACCTCTACTTCGAGGGTCGGCTGACCGACTCGATCCGGCGGCGCGGCGAGAACGTGTCGGCACAGGAGCTGGAGGAGCTGGTCCTGTCCCATCCGGACGTCGTCGAGGCGGCCGCCATCGGGGTGCCGTCCGAGCTGACCGAGGAGGAGATCAAGGTGGCCGCGATCCCGCGGCGCGGCGCCGGGCTCGACGCGCCGGCCCTCGCCCGCTGGCTGGCCGAGCAGCTGCCGCGGTACATGACGGTCCGGTACGTGGAGCTGGTCGAGGACCTGCCGCGGACCGACACGCAGAAGGTGATGAAGACGGCGCTCCGGGGCCAGTGGCGGACGGGGGGGACCTGGGACGCGGAGCAGGCGCGCTATCTGGCCGATGCGTCGGCCGAACAGGAGACACCATGA